A single region of the Neomonachus schauinslandi chromosome 3, ASM220157v2, whole genome shotgun sequence genome encodes:
- the LOC110592038 gene encoding 60S ribosomal protein L36-like, translating to MALCHPTAVGLNKGHKLTMNVNKPRHSHRGLTKHTKFMRDTIREVCGFAQCKQWAMALLEVSKDKHVLKFIKKRMGTHICAKTKRDELGNVLQP from the coding sequence ATGGCTCTGTGCCACCCTACAGCTGTGGGTCTCAACAAGGGTCACAAGTTGACCATGAATGTGAACAAGCCAAGGCACAGCCACAGGGGCCTCACCAAGCACACAAAATTCATGCGAGACACGATCCGAGAGGTGTGCGGCTTCGCCCAATGCAAGCAGTGGGCCATGGCGCTACTCGAGGTCTCCAAGGACAAGCACGTCCTCAAGTTCATCAAGAAAAGGATGGGGACACACATTTGTGCCAAGACGAAGAGAGACGAGCTGGGCAACGTCTTGCAGCCATGA